From Pseudochaenichthys georgianus chromosome 15, fPseGeo1.2, whole genome shotgun sequence:
ACCCAAATGTGTTTGACTCTTTGCCAGTGACAGGATGTTCATGCACGGATTTGCGTAAATCGCTCGTCACTAATTCACTGggattacattaaaaaaaagttaattaaaaaaagcCCATCAGTTTGTGTCATTATATTTCCCATTTCATACAAAAGAGCTTTTAGTTGCATAAAGTTTTGACCTAGTGATACAACAAATGAAATGAAGATATGATTTTTGATTTGTATTTGGTACAAATAGGTAAAAAgataaattaaaatatatgaTATCAACATTAGAAGTTATACTATAAATGTGCACATTGTACTACATTAGATGTAGTACAATGTATAATTATATCACAATATATATAGTgttgtattatattataaatatatttttacagAATTTAAGAAAAAATAAGaacttttaaaatatatcaAATAAGAGCTGTCTGTGTAGGAGTGGTCCTCACTCTGtccgtcccccccccccccccccccccccccaggtccTGTGGTCTACGTGCTGGACCTGGCCGACCGGTTCATCTCTAAGGCGGGCCCCTTCGCTGCTGCAGGCATCATGGTGGGCTCCATCTACTGGACCGCCGTCACGTACGGAGCCGTCACCGTCATGCAGGTGAGACATTCAGCGggcacattaaataataaatgacTTGGATGGAAAGCAGTTTTGCAAGTCATGCATGCATTTCACATTATCCATTTTAAGTGAGGGATAATGGAGTGGTGCagaaatgagtcctaaaacacgGACATTAGTTAGGAGTTTACCACTTCCGGTACCCTCGTCTTAAATTGGGTGGTGTTTTGGTCAGAATGTCTGTCATAAAAACgacggttgctaacaagtgactaaatgaGACAACTCAACATCTCTTGcgctctttttcttttcttcactggggacagTTCAGCCATCATGACTCCAAAGTGTTGTGCTctccacaaatatcaaaatGAATATTCAAAAAGTGTATCATGGTGTATGACAGACTTATTCTGCAGATTGATAGACTGCACATAGTCCTTCATTCAGAGAGTCCTTAGCAATAGTCTGCTATCGAAAAAGAGCAGCACACTTAATCAGAATTGGGTTTTCAACTGAGCTGCTTAATAAACCCAAATAATATGCATGTGGTGAGGTCGAGTACTGCTCGAGTCCCACTGTCTCCTCTTTTGATTTTAAGTTTTTAATTGTGATTCCCCCTCTGCCCCCCAGGTGGTGGGCCATAAGGAGGGTCTGGACGTCATGGAGCGGGCGGACCCCCTGTTCCTGCTCATCGGCCTGCCCACCATCCCCGTCATGCTGATCCTCGGCAAGATGATCCGTTGGGAGGACTACGTGCTGCGTCTGTGGAGGAAGTACTGCAACAAGCTGCAGATCCTCAACAGCATCTTCCCAGGTCCGCTCActgtagctccgccccttcacaGAGGACTGTAACACACTGTAGCACCGCCCCTTCACAGAGGACTGTGACACACTGTAGCACCGCCCCTTCACAGAGGACTGTAACACACTGTAGCACCGCCCCTTCACAGAGGACTGTAAACACActgtagctccgccccttcacaGAGGACTGTAACACACTGTAGCACCGCCCCTTCACAGAGGACTGTAAACACActgtagctccgccccttcacaGAGGACTGTAACACActgtagctccgccccttcacaGAGGACTGTGACACACTGTAGCACCGCCCCTTCACAGAGGACTGTGACACActgtagctccgccccttcacaGAGGACTGTGACACACTGTAGCACCGCCCCTTCACAGAGGACTGTGACACACTGTAGCACCGCCCCTTCACAGAGGACTGTAAACACActgtagctccgccccttcacaGAGGACTGTGACACACTGTAGCACCGCCCCTTCACAGAGGACTGTAACACActgtagctccgccccttcacaGAGGACTGTAACACActgtagctccgccccttcacaGAGGACTGTAACACActgtagctccgccccttcagAGGACTGTAGCACCGCCCCTAACACActgtagctccgccccttcacaGAGGACTGTAACACActgtagctccgccccttcagAGGACTGTAGCACCGCCCCTAACACActgtagctccgccccttcacaGAGGACTGTAACACActgtagctccgccccttcagAGGACTGTAGCACCGCCCCTAACACActgtagctccgccccttcacaGAGGACTGTAACACActgtagctccgccccttcagAGGACTGTAGCACCGCCCCTAACACActgtagctccgccccttcacaGAGGACTGTAACACACTGTAGCTCTGCCCCTTCACAGAGGACTGTAACACACTGATGGATGTGAGGGTCTGCCTGAACACTGTTTAAGTACATTGTTGATTGGTTAATAATATAAGTTGCTTTCTGTGTCTCTGCAGGGATTGGCTGCCCTGTCCCCCGTATCCCGGCGGAGGCCAGCCCACTGGCGGACCACGTCTCTGCCACCCGCATCCTGTGTGGTGCGCTGGTCTTCCCCACCATCGCCACCATCGTGGGGAAGCTGATGTTCAGCAGCGTCAACTCCAACCTGCAGAGGACCATCCTGGTGGGTTCCTGCATACACACACCTCCAGGGGGGCGGGGCACTGACAGAGTCACAGAGCAGACCTtcagtggtgggggggggggtccattGGTAACAATGATCATTAATAAATGATCCCAGTTAAGCCGTTATCTCTCCTCATTACCTGGTggtgcagacagacaggtaaccAGAGAGGCTCATGGGATACTACCCAACAATCTGTCCTCCTTCACTGAGGGACAGACGGAAGGCGAGATGCTTCTCctatcaatgaacaacatgtATTAATGTGGTCAGAAGGAAAACACAAGAACCATTTCAAATGATGCTGCTTTGTTTTGACCTGACGACAGCAACCACTAACCCGTATGCATGGAAGTGTGAGCCTTCATCGACAGTATTGAATGGTTTCCTTACTGTGCAGGCCGCTGTGAAGAGACTGAACATTAGatttatatattattaataagagagagaagagaagtGTAATAGTGTAATCTAAAGTGACTAAAAGCTCACAGATAAAAGTAATAAACGCAGGTAAAGTACAATTACCTAAAAACTGTAATCCATTCAACCATTGCATCTTTAGAACTACATGCAAGTAGTATAGCAGTGTTTGTATAGTGAAAAAAGGATATCAAACCACTGACATGCACACTGTGCAGTGCTCCAGATCTCAGGAACCTTATGAGCGTATCAGAAGGAAGCTGAAATATCCACATAACGATTCCAATTAGTCAAAACCCGAATGAATGTTTAGTCAAACGTGTCAGATGTCACTCTGTAAGCACTTTGCTTGGGAACCGAAGGGTTGACGGTTCAAGTCCCAATCGGACCAAAATCCATAGTGTAGCTGGAGAGGTGCCGGTCCATCCTGGGCTTTGCAGAAGttgtccttgagcaaggcaccaaacTCCCAACTGCTCATTGGCCCTGACACCTCTCCATTAGTGCACGTCTGTAGGTCCTGCTAGTGCACGTGGGAACTTCTGGCCTATCGTGTAACTGTATCACCACAGTGAAGACCTGAATCCCCcctgggatgaataaagtcatCTTGATCTTAATTAGGCAAACAAACTCAACTCAACCAATGATGTGTCTCTCTGCGTCGTTGCCTGCTGTGAACGCACCGTGACGGCTCTACATGCAACATCACAGATACATGTTTTGTTGTAAAAAGGTGTGATCAGAAAATAGTCTTTATTCAGAGAGGCAGGGTGTATCTCCACATTCACACTGactctgtcccccccccccccccacagggaGGAATCGCCTTTGTGGCCATCAAGGGGGCGTTCAAGGTCTACTTCAAGCAGCAGCAGTACCAGAGACAAGCCCACCGCAAGATCCTTGACTTCCCCGAGCCGGAGGAGGCCTGAGGCAGTCGGACAAAACAGACTCGGGATCAGTGTCACCCTTCACCCCCCACTCCTCCCTTATCCTCACCCCTCCTGGAGTGATGCTCAGTGCGAGGCTCCCCCACCCTCCGCCTCATGAAAGGAGGAGGCGGCGTGACTGTCAATAACTAATACTTATTGTAACATAACTGTATTTTAAAGATAAAGAAATGCGGGGCATGTGTAATTAAGACttttataattataataaatgaTTGTCTTATGATTATTTTGAAGAGATTCCTTCGCAATTGTGGAGGAATTAAGTCAGAGGGGTAGAATGTATGGACCAATGAGGCGTGTTCATTCTGCAGGAGAGGAGTCCTGATGATGAACTGTATGTGAGTGGTGGACTGTTTGATCTCCTCTCGCCTTCAGCTTCACACACTCAATGTTCTTTTTGAAGCTTCACAGCACTGCCCGTGTTTTGGTGGAGCCTGTTGCCATGACGCTGTCTCTAACAGATGGGTGGATATTATGGACACTTGTCTTTTCAGAGATGTTGGAATGAAAGCATCTCTGAAGCTACGGAGgattcatttactgagatgttgcTGAACTGATCCCAGGTCAGACTGAGGCTCTCAGGAAGTGACTATGAAGAAATGGAATCGGACACTATTCATTGAGAATGGCTGATGTCAGGACACCTAAAGTATCAGTGCAACCAAATAAAAACAAGCCACATGTTCTCCCATGCCTCAATGCCTTTTCAAAGTTTCTATGGAAGCCTTGAGGCTCAAGAGAAGTGATATGAAGACTTCTCTCCTGTGCTTAATTAAAAATCTTTAAAATGGGTGGGGAAAAAATATTTGCCAAGATAATAAAGAGTAACTTTTGTTATTGGGCAAAAAGATTTTAGGAATGTATtcagtaaaaaaaataaaagcttTTAAAGGACGTCTACACTCTTAGGGGAATATcagttctgattggtcagtgCTTTGTTTGAATGCTCCTACAAAACAAGAGCATTGAGAATATTAAAACCTGGACAAAGTGTGGTTTAAATCATGTGAttaatcatttcatttcatgtggTAGTTTGTGCACAATCTGACCAGCTGCTGTTTCCTGCCTCAGAGCTGGAAACATCAGTGTGTGATGTACAGGCCTGTCTATTATCATGCACACGCTGCTTCACACAAGTCCCCTCCCGTCGATCCACCATCAGTTCTCCACTCTGCCAAAAGAGACTTCCTGTCTATGGTATCGGTTTATCTGTGAATAAACGTCTTTTTCCAAGTGCATGAGTTGAGCTTGTGTTGCATTAAAGATACACACCGTTCCATTCAGTAGTTTATTCATTAGAATCACAGgagaaaatacaaataactcTACGTGTCCTGTACGGAAGACCATTAGAGACCGGTGGATATCAAAATGTTTGCATTTAAGATGACATCTTTGTCTCCTAATGCAAAAGATCTGAAACTTACACAGAAATGTCGATGTTCTGACTTTACGGAAGATGATTAGGGCCACATCGGAcatttgattttttttgttCTGAACTCAAAAAATGCATTCCTTTGTGGCCCTACAGCTCTTCCGTATTTTTTTGACTAATCATAAATGCAAAAGGTGATAATGGTTGTTAATGATCAGGTTGAGAAGTAGCGAAATGCTGGACAACATTGAAGAAGCTTTTGGTACAAGTGTCCTTGAACGGAGGCTGCGAGCCGGTTGGATTCAAGTGAAAACGATAAGCCTGATGTAGATTGGGTTAGCCTCCCTGTTCCCTGTAGCGTTTATTGCTCAGTGAGAGAAGTGCATATATCCTGACcggagcttgctttaaaagctGCTTTTTGAGGGGGGGGGTCGATCTTCCAGGGTTGTGCCCCAGGTCGGACCACCAGCCAGATACATAATAActgaagcccccccccccccccatgacaGGCACAAGCTGTCACACATCGAGTGAGTGTAAGAGTCATCATTTCCCTGGATCTCAAaataaattcatttattttacaaaCGTAACTTAAAGACGGATAAGGACTTGAATAGTGATTTGAAGGATAAGTGCTTTTATTTGTAATCAATCACTATTAAAACTGAATGTTAAAAAAGAAGAACAGCATAGAGGTTCCCCTGAGGTTTCTGAATGACATCCTACTGTAAAATGCAATCAAATCAATGTGACCAGCTGACGGCTCCGCAAAGGGTCCCAACATTTTACAAGCATTTCAAAACCTGCCAGGATTAAAAACAATCAAAAAGCATAAACACATTCTTCAGGGAAATCATCTCTCGAGGGTCCTTCCTAGTTGCATGGGAACATACGAGTCCAAAAGATAAAAGACGTGGTGCTACTGTTAAACTTCAACAACCTCAAAGCAGCATGTCTGAAAAGAGAATTAAACGCCTCCATGTTCTTCATTAAAAAGGGGTGTGGCCTTTTTTCATAGGTTGTTACTATTTCCTCTAcacagtggtgtgtgtgtgtgtgtgtgtgtgtgtgtgtgtgtgtgtgtgtgtgtgtgtgtgtgtgtgtgtgtgtgtgtgtgtgtgtgtgtgtgtggcttctcAAAGGTGAGTGTGCGACCTCTATCTGAGCTACGTCGCCAACATGGTGATTCAAATTAAACACGTATGTTTCCGGTCGTCTCCTCTAGGCTACACACAGATGTACATGCACCCAAGCAAACGCACACGCAGGCTCGGTGAGATGCTGGTCTTGCTGCGTGTGGAgctgccccccccctcacagTTTGGCAGCCATGAAGTTGATGTGAGGTTTGACCAGCGGGAAGAGGGGGAGGCTCCTCTTGAACTCTGTCATGTCCTGCACCAGGGTGGgctgcaaggggggggggcgggcagaGTGGAGGTGAAACATGTGAATATGTGTCAGTTgatcaaataaaataatatgtttCAGTTGTTTAGAAAAACAAAGTGGATATCATCAACATCACACATGTGTCTCAGGGGGCTTTCCTGAGACCCTCGCAGTGACAGGTCACATATACCAAAAAAGTGTGTTTgtagtttagaaaaataaatggaATTTCTTGGTAGTTGAGGAAAAGAAACAATGTATCAGTAGTTGATAAAAAATAAGgtaaataatgtgttatatatGATCTGCGGTACAGCTGCTCTGCTGGCGTTGCTGTGGTGTTGCTATGGAGATAGCGGAGCCGTTGTCATTATGGACAGCTCTGTTACCGAGCGCTGCGCTCAAAGGTCAAATTATTTACACTTTGACCTCGATTGCTGCTGACCTCTTGACGCATAACCAATCAGATGACAGCTGTATGAGGTGCCGTAAGCTAGGAGGTAAGGTAACCATAGTAACAAAATGTAGCTAGCTGTGCAGCCAATCATGTGAATGCAGCTTTGATCAGCTTGAATATGTTTCAGTAGTTTTCAGGTTAAAGGTAGAAGCGTGGTTAAACATGAGGTTACCTGaggcagggagggggcgggggccAGGTTGACATCGTTCTGAGCCGGGAACTCCCCCACGATGGGACCTGAGAACACAGAGACGGGTCAGAGCCACACTGGAGGAACACACAGAGGGTCTGAATGAAGGGACAGCAGCAGTACTCACAGGAGTCCATCTCTCTGGAGAGGACGTGCACAGAGACCTTGTGTCTCTTCGGGGCGTCCACCATCAGACGCTCCTGCAGGGACAGGGACAGAGAGGGGGGACAGTCTCAGTCAGTGGTTTTCCAGTCAGGATACTGCATATATCGGGTTTTGTGATAGTTGGCCCATTTTAGAATGAAATAAAATATTgcaaaaatgaaataaatatgtataaaaataagttaaagataaataaaatatatataaaaaagtcaaaatgtggACATTCTGCTAGAACTACTACAGTAACTAAGGAAATATTTTCAGTCACATACTTGACTCTTTTATTACCAGAATCTATTCTGGATACTGTTCATATTTAGTATCCATGATTGCTATTGAAATTAGTTTTCAGATTTAACTGAAtgtaaatattttttaaatcaaagcaTCAGGGCTAAATGCCCAAATTAGTTTTGAGGTGAAACCCCCCGCTGTGTATATTTAAAAGTGTCATAATATTCTGTCacttaaacatcataaataatcaTGATGTCAGTATTAATCAAAACATGTCTATCCTTTTGGCCCTGACGGTGCAGTGGACTAGATGTGAGCACACATGTCGTTAATGTTCACTGTACATGCGATGGTGATAACGTGATAGAGGAAAACGTTTTGCACTTGTTGCGATATAAATGCAACTATTACTAAATGTGACCCCAGCTGCCCCCTCCCCGACTCACAGAGCCCCCCCACCACATAACAAATCCCAATGGAGCCCCTGGGAGTGACTCGTCACTTTGTTAAACCTCTGGATGACTGTTTCTCACAGTGGCCGGGTGGAGATTGAGCTACATGATCAGCGTCTCCATGAGGATTAGAGGGTTTGGCTCCCAGACACAACGGTGACCACCAACattgacaaataaatacaaataaaaagcgtgtctgtgaggcagcCATTAGAGATGCAGGGGGGAGCATGCTCCTGAGAGATAACAGCTCCTCAGTCTGCTACCCTGAGACAGAGCCGTCAGTGtgcagccccgccccccagccTCCTGTCACCTCACAGCTAGGAATAGCAGCAGTGGGCGGGAGGAGATGAAACCTGGGGGGGGCAGACTGatccagtaaaaaaaaaacacacacgatGTGCTCAGGCTGTTTATCGGACAGACAGCGCTCTGTCATCAGAAGTGGTTCTGTTCCACACACCTGGGCTCAGTCAGCGGTGCACTGACTGTGGTTCCATTCAGACCATTTGTGGAAGTCAGGCCGCGCCCGGCTCCCCCTTTCAAAATGTGCTtctcttatttgtttatttttaggCCAATAatgccatccatccattcacCGCCACCCCTTATGGGAGAGTCGGCTCATGGAGGAAGCAGTACCCTCATTGTAATCCTtaaaacaacagcagcagcagctaacCAATTGTATATGGATCAAATGTAATCGACGTTTGTGCCGGGAGAGGTTTTGGTGCTGAAAAGACTAATTGGAGTCCGGGTGTCATTTATAATTTCATCTGCAGCAGAAACCAGAGCATTGTGagcagaggaggacgaggacggggagagagagagacacatgaTGGCGTTGGAGCCTGGCTTCTGTACGGAGGTGTGTGTGGATGAGGAATGGAGATGTGAAGATGTCAAAGTGTCATGAACTCCAACATCACAAACAAATCAGACATATTATTCAGACATGTATCGACTAAGGAGCACATACTATATAGTATTGTCCCAACCAAGTCACACCGTAATGAAGAGAACTGATCCCAGCTGCACATGCACGAGAAAACAAtgattaatatctgatttggtgCAATttattcttgcatgttaaagtGGCCGTATAAAGTTATCCAGCTCTAACGGAAATGTAGATTTCcagttgtggtaaaaaaaagaaatgaagaaATATCATAAACAAATATCACATTTGAAATTCCATATCCAAGGTAGAGAATCAACTTTGGTCctcaaataataataacaacaatattATTATATGTTGTTATTCTGCATTTATCTGCAAAATCATACTGACTAAATAATGCCCAGTCAATCCCAAACTAAAAGTACTATTTTTAAACCAAAGTGATGAAAACGATGCACGATGGTCTAGCCCCAGCCTCTAAGCAGAAGCCCTATCGGCAGCCGTGTCTCTGCTCGCCCTATCGGCCGTGTCGCTGCTCGCCCTATCGGCAGCCGTGTCGCTGCTCGCCCTATCGGCAGCCGTGTCTCTGCTCGCCCTATCGGCCGTGTCGCTGCTCGCCCTATCGGCAGCCGTGTCGCTGCTCGCCCTATCGGCAGCCGTGTCGCTGCTCGCCCTCTCCTCACAGAACTGTTAATGTAACATTCATTAGTACACACAGCCATTTAGCGCTGATTGATAGACCTGGGAAATGTTCCATGTCATAAATGCTGCTGTAATTCATGTCTGCGGCTCTTAACGAGGCCCCTGCTGTCCACGGGGCCACAGAGCCATCGCTCAGGGCTGAGCACACAGAGCCAGGCTGCTGCACCGGGGGGGCCGTCAGAGAAATATTACACTGCGTTAGTGCATTTGGTGTTTATGGTTTTAACGTCCACTAATTACAACATTCTCATTTCAGAGCTCAGGAAGCCATTAACCTACACtaacaacaccttcatcactcCACGTCTCCGTAGAGAGCCCCAGTGGATCATTACATGAATGTTCATTATACAcctttaattatatatttttctattaatataaatcaTCATACTTACTtcaaatgtttatttaaatatatgtaTGTGATCTTATCTTTTTATAGCAGATGCTTACTTTAACTACTCATCGTTATATGAATATATTTATTCAATGTATTTCAAAATGGAGAAACTGTCACGAGGGTTGATAAATATTACAGGACAAATgttatatttaagcaatagctcacgacaggccgtggtatatgctcattcgcgtcgggccgaaccacgccccttagctgtgatataatgagcctgaagtgagctattgcttttataaaacggttaccaagtacGGCAataagaaagaaaaatacacactctaattgaaatagtttttattagtacataatgatgttcaaaataaaatagtccctctgttgccttctgcacgaaacatagtgcgaggtggttgctatgcaacaacactaacagctagcgaacatattagacagagagcgttgatccattatttggctatttatttacattagtTTGTATGTTTccgtttattgtgcagccactgaaaaactgtccagcatcagtagcatggcttacgtggttacttggATAGGTTGAggcagggctctcgactaacttttttccccatcctccctgaaccgtcccgaaatacaatctaagccgtcccgaaattaatgtggatcgtcccgaatttaaaatgttagtttttctacattatcattagttaaaatcattcaaagtggcctttaacataaataaatcatacaaatcattagatgataattcatcaacctttttactttagtaaatcattcaatcacataaacaaaggccacatttatttaaacaaacacacaaatgagaaaattactctaatattgactccaatcaagtcccatccaatcaacaaaaaaatccaacactgtgtcctgaagacagaacccagaggaACCACTAacaggatgacagtctgtaacacagtcaggagacctttactaacggccccgccccctcgcacacagacggcagagagagatctcgtctggattggaaaactcgaaaatacatcatagacgcatgttgtagtcttattgcatattagaaacggagttggcgaaactaaaactgcaatataatgtgtatatgtagcaataatacatatgacatatatattttaaatgtctcctgtaccgataaaaagtctgataacgtcggagcttaacgttaccactgtctttaataattccggcccggggcccgtttaataccgggggcGGGGCTCGTTACCCATCCCTACACggggagaggcgcagcatattgctaaggactaaatacgatggagagttctcatctcagccttattacccataggggatgaagaggagtaagtcaataaagaggccggcgctccagggtctggttctgctgtgcgtttggtaaaacatttcataatTCCTCCACGGAatgccattgtacatcactcaacccgcgaaatacacacactcagtacatagcaAGACCCGCAAATTTGCGGGCCAGGAATTCGGGCACAGCCAGCTGTGCGGCTGGCTGACGGCCAGCGGCACAGCTGTAACtacatgtgtgtatttcgcgggtttctaaatgttttgtgcgtgtggtttaataactgtgatacacaaaacgtgcagtcggtttcattttcatcgccgtttgtagtagagttagcagggtatttttattttaactctcgtcccaaattagtcccaaaattattttgtatccactatttttttcggccccggacgacgggacgtccttaagctcgagccctgggttgaggttgttctagggcctaggctgttgcttggcgtggcgagaatattgctccactttctccggtccccgagattgggCTTCCAGCAGCTctagagagagctttcgcacctgtggccactaacggtcataatttctcagctttgtttcaagacccgcatcagaaagcttttgaatggagctacttttccagttggtctacctgctcttcacgtagctctgcatgtcgtcgtttaggtgctttctggagataggcactgctcaatccactcctccatagtaagacatccccggaggtcgaagttaatcttaaatgtttccatcttatgctttgtaagtttgtttcgtaacggaagaaatgtaaatatatttataaaactgacaagtcaaatcaagcaatctgattggccgatagtATTTTTGcagacctctttgattacagatttgaaaacattgttgcttgctttaaaagtagcacacttcattatgtcaaaccttgggaagtatctagatatccctgccctaatgccaaaggaactgcacactgaatatgttttgccgtttgatgtctatctggaccgctgcgtaaaaaggagggtttctgccccgttacttctccgc
This genomic window contains:
- the marchf5 gene encoding LOW QUALITY PROTEIN: E3 ubiquitin-protein ligase MARCHF5 (The sequence of the model RefSeq protein was modified relative to this genomic sequence to represent the inferred CDS: deleted 2 bases in 1 codon) yields the protein MGEQGAVVSQQNLDRSCWVCFATDEDDRTAEWVRPCRCRGSTKWVHQSCLQRWVDEKQRGNSTARVACPQCNAEYLIVFPKLVSLVLIPPVFRSCWVCFATDEDDRTAEWVRPCRCRGSTKWVHQSCLQRWVDEKQRGNSTARVACPQCNAEYLIVFPKLGPVVYVLDLADRFISKAGPFAAAGIMVGSIYWTAVTYGAVTVMQVVGHKEGLDVMERADPLFLLIGLPTIPVMLILGKMIRWEDYVLRLWRKYCNKLQILNSIFPGIGCPVPRIPAEASPLADHVSATRILCGALVFPTIATIVGKLMFSSVNSNLQRTILGGIAFVAIKGAFKVYFKQQQYQRQAHRKILDFPEPEEA